A genomic window from Solanum dulcamara chromosome 11, daSolDulc1.2, whole genome shotgun sequence includes:
- the LOC129873489 gene encoding protein RST1 isoform X3, whose translation MDSYSQLLEKTRIPQPSLQKFAVISIFEKLRSAPPYLNPDSGPGIDAITQCLHSTSASVLDQSVRELCRLVRDSKLDLSRGLLELQSALEASDSRFVSLFVKGIGFLVRLGFQKNSLRSLSSESHPFVKVISCRVEVQTELVQQVLIFIMQSKHLGMVEVCEFLVPFLNYSIIRMPSSVSVSSFIRSLVSSLAGLCCSIPLEAIPVIKLLIGHLKFFPCNNADDLTNISHCLECIVDAYVVVLQQLVEMGSQLLHDVQLCGVELLDVMFSLCTNPKHTSSIENILEVSRRILIVQKDLGLSYIPELSTITLSLFMVLVQSELEHEQFLEVKLILFLLKWKNENENYIFRDAYDLNEELLFIFPAIILLSSPSKSVKQAATDLLHILGKLSSKLLIAQKTGQPKGMKFPSISTPKYIVFRLLQHIWLQDLSPFPGSFYLNYEPSHVTSIRDKHYVSKTWSSLVTDHLHCIIARRKSSFISQSQKIFLTDMPMILSAIACVLIMHQTDGSSSVDILDNSSRADPKLGVPMLLVIQFYNHIFSTNISVDCHGVLLKLLELLPSLASHPAIIPLTIQTLLPMLQNDKKPVLFATAIRLLCKTWEFNDRVFGTLQGVLLANRFTQFASQRDICISMAVSICDICRRNPDRGVDLILSIAACIENQDPLMQSLGLQSLGHLCEADAIDFYSAWDVIAKHVLNYSANAMVAHSLCLLLNWGAMDAQAYPEASVDVLKILWNIGTSQDFRQASLWSKARASAFVALASYEVEHLERSIPDFKDRNLEYLVSETDPEVLTALEEFEVKLLSFEHITRRRLVKQKRVSANKIEKLLDVFPRLMFASESREKELPGAALFCLSFTKKDSRKPGAAEDLQDVQVKYEASLVDIATSLQLSRNILIAILSLQSWKPFMRRWMRDHILLLDAKLQIAVLDKTPKAAMEILKSMTAIAPRALPRSAENIALAVGALCSVLPASAHGVKAAASKFLLDWLFQHEHEHRQWSAAISLGVISSCLHLTDHKQKFENINALLEVASVSKSTLVKGACGVGLGFSCQALLARTDADADAHPSKETHKIEEADLLRKIIKTLAQLISQFTPSSADVLGTLSLSFRLGSDNLNSNFSGEFLGSMSENLEEDVWGIAGLVLGFGNCVGAMYRAGMYDAVLNVKSLLISWIPHPTEVTTMSKDHEILLSVGSCLAVPIVLAMCQRFELIDDAELEHLLSYYKELISELLSIKRFDTFHQSLLMASCLGAGSLVGVVLNEGLHCLKIEHIKELLLLFRKSYSDSNPPLIHLGAMLGVVNALGAGAGTLIEPHPLSSSHSSSDQKEASYISGPLITNAVLEPDLTSLVQEMFLVAQNSDAHQLQQHAAWAISFLRQYLWVKELQNDESTTENDSVGSKTVSQSFPEDNTVMKLSLWLMHLNYLGTGDVTHVNTVSSVLRCLSHASRLPPLDWGAIIRRCMRYESQVAGLLAQDITFERGNLREECLLFSLSHANQFDPLLSFLDELCDIPRLRMLEPRLQFFVLSHLADLVKIFSVSRIVKLFEDVAELLSWSTCSESCDPLEKISFRISCWRGLKLCLDESSHHTQDYKSSMEKCMEFLFTLLPSAHTEGPCQGKVFEEWSEAIRCLEKAQQGWLLDLLKVSEVNFTVPNSLLFETVKKIQATAKLVRSGSLPLTVIGKLKACLLACRSQDIWDALTEISTTVQHAEGNAKRQWLIEALEISCVTRFPSTALQFVGLLCGSCCIYRPLLIVDKFTVLSDLPVTLTSLLSDSTWMVVADSVVSYLWASTERIYEWNKQLKGGCDTQPIDTSENDIACFLLLVMYQACVSLKDHLPSEKQLQLANMVVPANMDVHELRARLNCNVKSLPLL comes from the exons ATGGACTCTTACTCTCAACTGCTGGAGAAAACTCGAATCCCTCAACCATCCCTGCAGAAATTCGCAGTCATCTCGATCTTCGAGAAGCTTCGATCGGCTCCGCCGTATTTGAACCCTGATTCTGGCCCTGGAATTGACGCCATTACTCAGTGCCTTCATTCAACCTCCGCTTCTGTACTTGATCAATCGGTTCGAGAGCTATGCCGTCTCGTCAGAGACTCCAAATTGGACCTATCTCGCGGGTTACTGGAGCTCCAGTCTGCCCTCGAAGCATCCGATTCTCGTTTTGTCAGTCTTTTCGTCAAAGGAATAGGTTTTCTTGTTCGGTTGGGTTTCCAGAAGAATTCATTGCGCTCTCTATCTTCAGAGTCTCATCCATTTGTCAAG GTGATTTCTTGCCGGGTGGAGGTTCAAACAGAGCTAGTGCAACAAGTGCTTATCTTTATAATGCAGAGCAAGCATTTGGGAATGGTGGAAGTTTGTGAATTTTTGGTACctttcttgaattattcaatTATTAGGATGCCCTCATCTGTTTCAGTTTCTTCATTTATAAGAAGTTTGGTATCGTCATTAGCTGGACTTTGTTGTTCAATTCCTTTGGAGGCCATTCCTGTTATTAAGCTCCTCATTGGGCATTTGAAGTTCTTTCCATGCAATAATGCAGAC GATCTTACTAATATTTCACACTGCCTTGAATGCATTGTAGATGCATATGTGGTGGTCCTTCAACAATTGGTGGAAATGGGATCG CAGCTGCTTCATGACGTTCAGTTATGTGGTGTGGAGCTACTGGATGTTATGTTCTCCTTATGTACAAATCCAAAGCACACGAGTTCAATTGAGAACATTTTAGAAGTATCAAGGCGCATATTGATTGTGCAAAAAGATCTTGGTTTGAGCTATATACCTGAATTATCAACAATTACGCTGTCCTTATTTATGGTACTTGTGCAGTCTGAACTTGAACACGAACAATTCTTGGAGGTGAAACTTATTCTATTTCTGTTGAAGTGGAAAAATGAGAATG AGAATTATATCTTTAGAGATGCATATGATTTGAATGAAGAGCTCTTATTCATCTTCCCTGCTATCATCCTTCTTTCTTCTCCATCTAAATCAGTAAAACAAGCAGCAACCGATTTGCTTCACATTTTGGGAAAGCTTTCGAGTAAGCTACTTATTGCACAAAAGACTGGACAGCCAAAAGGAATGAAATTTCCGTCTATTAGTACACCTAAATACATAGTCTTCAGACTCTTGCAGCATATATGGCTTCAG GACCTATCCCCATTTCCTGGTTCTTTTTATCTGAATTATGAGCCTAGTCATGTCACTTCTATTAGAGACAAGCATTATGTATCAAAAACTTGGAGCTCCTTGGTTACCGACCACCTGCATTGTATTATTGCAAGAAGAAAGTCCTCATTCATCTCTCAGTCTCAGAAGATCTTTCTGACCG ATATGCCCATGATACTCAGTGCAATTGCCTGTGTCCTCATCATGCATCAAACAGATGGGAGCTCTTCTGTTGATATCTTGGATAATAGCAGCAGAGCGGATCCTAAACTTGGTGTCCCTATGTTGCTAGTCATTCAATTCTACAATCATATATTTTCCACGAACATAAGTGTTGACTGTCATGGAGTTCTG CTAAAGCTTCTGGAACTGCTGCCATCTCTTGCTTCCCATCCTGCAATCATACCTCTCACTATTCAGACACTGTTGCCTATGCTTCAGAATGATAAGAAACC TGTTCTATTTGCCACTGCTATTCGCTTACTTTGCAAAACCTGGGAATTCAATGACCGTGTCTTTGGGACCTTGCAG GGAGTACTACTTGCAAATAGATTTACTCAGTTTGCGTCTCAGCGAGATATTTGCATTAGTATGGCTGTTTCCATCTGTGATATCTGCAGAAGAAATCCTGATCGTGGAGTGGACCTTATTTTATCTATTGCG GCTTGCATTGAGAATCAAGATCCTTTAATGCAGTCTCTGGGTCTTCAAAGCCTTGGCCACCTATGTGAAGCAGATGCCATTG atttttattcTGCTTGGGATGTGATTGCCAAGCATGTGCTAAACTACTCAGCGAACGCCATGGTTGCTCACAG CCTCTGTCTTCTTTTGAACTGGGGTGCGATGGATGCTCAAGCATACCCTGAAGCATCAGTAGATGTGTTGAAGATACTATGGAATATTGGAACCTCCCAAGACTTTAGACAAGCTTCCTTATGGTCCAAAGCTCGGGCATCTGCCTTTGTGGCATTAGCCAGTTATGAG GTAGAGCATCTTGAAAGAAGTATTCCAGATTTCAAGGACAGAAACTTGGAGTATCTTGTGTCCGAGACTGACCCTGAAGTGCTTACTGCGCTGGAAGAATTTGAAGTGAAACTTTTATCTTTCGAGCACAT CACCCGTCGAAGATTAGTAAAGCAGAAAAGGGTGTCTGCAAACAAAATTGAGAAGCTGTTAGATGTCTTTCCGCGTCTCATGTTTGCTTCAG aaagtagagAAAAAGAATTACCTGGTGCAGCTCTGTTTTGCCTTTCCTTCACAAAGAAAGATTCAAGGAAGCCAGGAGCAGCAGAG GACTTGCAAGATGTACAAGTTAAATATGAAGCCTCACTGGTTGATATAGCAACATCTCTTCAACTGTCAAGAAATATATTGATAGCAATTCTTTCTTTGCAATCATGGAAGCCCTTCATGCGGAGGTGGATGAGAGACCATATCTTGTTACTTGATGCTAAGCTGCAGATTGCTGTTTTAGACAAAACTCCTAAAGCTGCTATGGAAATTCTTAAG AGTATGACAGCAATTGCACCGAGAGCTCTCCCCCGTTCTGCTGAGAATATTGCATTAGCTGTTGGAGCCCTTTGTTCG GTGTTGCCCGCTTCCGCGCATGGTGTTAAAGCAGCCGCCTCAAAGTTTTTGCTGGATTGGTTGttccaacatgaacatgagcaTCGCCAGTGGTCAGCAGCAATCTCTCTTGGTGTgatatcaagttgcctacaccTCACTGATCACAAGCAGAAATTTGAGAATATCAATGCACTGCTTGAG GTTGCATCTGTGAGCAAAAGCACGCTTGTGAAAGGAGCTTGCGGAGTTGGGTTAGGTTTTTCATGTCAAGCTCTTCTAGCCAGAACTGATGCTGATGCTGATGCTCATCCGAGCAAAGAGACACACAAGATAGAGGAAGCAGACTTGCTGAGAAAGATCATTAAGACCTTAGCACAGTTGATCTCTCAATTCACACCTTCTTCGGCGGATGTTCTTGGAACACTTTCACTATCTTTTCGACTCGGATCAGAtaatttgaattcaaatttttcTGGTGAATTTCTTGGCTCGATGAGTGAGAATTTAGAGGAAGATGTGTGGGGCATTGCAGGGCTTGTATTGGGTTTTGGTAATTGTGTTGGTGCAATGTACAGAGCTGGGATGTATGATGCAGTTCTCAATGTGAAATCGTTACTTATTTCGTGGATTCCACACCCTACTGAAGTTACAACTATGAGCAAAGATCATGAAATTTTATTATCCGTGGGCTCGTGTCTTGCTGTACCTATTGTACTGGCCATGTGCCAGAGGTTTGAACTTATTGATGATGCAGAGCTGGAACATCTATTGAGTTACTACAAGGAACTAATCTCTGAGCTACTCTCTATTAAAAGATTTGACACCTTCCACCAGAGCTTATTGATGGCATCTTGTTTGGGGGCAGGAAGTCTTGTTGGTGTGGTTTTGAATGAAGGGTTGCACTGTTTGAAAATTGAACACATTAAAGAATTGCTTCTATTGTTCAGAAAAAGTTACTCTGACTCCAATCCTCCACTTATTCATCTTGGTGCCATGCTTGGAGTTGTAAATGCATTAGGAGCAGGTGCAGGGACACTGATTGAACCCCACCCTCTGAGCTCATCACATTCTTCTTCTGATCAGAAG GAAGCTTCTTATATATCCGGTCCTTTAATTACAAATGCTGTTCTCGAGCCTGATTTAACATCTCTAGTGCAAGAGATGTTCCTAGTTGCGCAAAATTCTGATGCTCATCAGTTGCAGCAGCATGCAGCATGGGCAATTTCATTTCTTAGACAGTATTTGTGGGTCAAAGAACTTCAAAATGATGAAAGTACCACAGAGAATGATTCTGTAGGTTCGAAGACCGTCTCACAAAGTTTTCCTGAGGACAACACGGTCATGAAATTGTCTCTGTGGCTAATGCATCTGAACTATCTTGGG ACAGGTGATGTTACACATGTAAACACAGTTTCTAGTGTTCTGCGGTGTCTTTCACATGCTTCTAGGCTACCACCATTGGATTGGGGAGCAATCATCAGACGGTGCATGAGATATGAGAGTCAAGTTGCTGGCTTGTTGGCGCAAGACATAACTTTTGAGAGAGGAAATCTCAGGGAGGAATGCTTACTTTTCTCATTATCACATGCTAACCAATTTGATCCTCTCCTTAGCTTCCTGGATGAGCTATGTGACATCCCTCGGTTGAGGATGCTGGAGCCTCGCTTGCAATTCTTTGTGCTTTCACATTTGGCCGACCTggttaagattttctcagtttcTCGGATCGTGAAATTATTTGAAGATGTTGCTGAGTTATTATCATGGTCTACTTGTTCTGAGAGTTGTGACCCCCTAGAGAAAATTTCATTTAGGATTTCATGCTGGAGGGGACTTAAATTGTGTTTGGATGAATCTTCTCATCACACTCAAGACTATAAATCTAGCATGGAAAAATGCATGGAGTTTCTCTTTACTTTGTTGCCTTCTGCTCACACTGAAGGGCCATGTCAGGGTAAAGTTTTTGAAGAATGGTCTGAAGCAATTAGATGCCTTGAGAAGGCTCAACAAGGATGGCTATTGGATCTTCTAAAG GTTTCAGAGGTAAACTTCACTGTCCCAAACTCTCTGTTGTTTGAAACTGTGAAAAAGATTCAAGCAACAGCAAAACTAGTTCGAAGTGGTTCCCTGCCATTGACCGTGATTGGTAAACTGAAAGCTTGTCTTTTGGCCTGCAGATCTCAAG ATATTTGGGATGCTCTAACTGAAATTTCAACAACTGTACAACATGCTGAAGGGAATGCCAAAAGACAATGGCTCATTGAGGCACTGGAAATTAGTTGCGTTACAAGATTTCCCTCCACG GCTTTGCAGTTTGTCGGCCTGCTATGTGGAAGCTGCTGTATCTATAGGCCTCTGTTAATTGTGGACAAATTCACTGTTTTGAGCGATCTGCCAGTCACCCTCACGTCCCTCCTCTCTGATAGCACCTGGATGGTAGTAGCAGATTCTGTTGTTTCTTATTTGTGGGCATCGACAGAGCG
- the LOC129873489 gene encoding protein RST1 isoform X4 codes for MDSYSQLLEKTRIPQPSLQKFAVISIFEKLRSAPPYLNPDSGPGIDAITQCLHSTSASVLDQSVRELCRLVRDSKLDLSRGLLELQSALEASDSRFVSLFVKGIGFLVRLGFQKNSLRSLSSESHPFVKVISCRVEVQTELVQQVLIFIMQSKHLGMVEVCEFLVPFLNYSIIRMPSSVSVSSFIRSLVSSLAGLCCSIPLEAIPVIKLLIGHLKFFPCNNADDLTNISHCLECIVDAYVVVLQQLVEMGSQLLHDVQLCGVELLDVMFSLCTNPKHTSSIENILEVSRRILIVQKDLGLSYIPELSTITLSLFMVLVQSELEHEQFLEVKLILFLLKWKNENENYIFRDAYDLNEELLFIFPAIILLSSPSKSVKQAATDLLHILGKLSSKLLIAQKTGQPKGMKFPSISTPKYIVFRLLQHIWLQDLSPFPGSFYLNYEPSHVTSIRDKHYVSKTWSSLVTDHLHCIIARRKSSFISQSQKIFLTDMPMILSAIACVLIMHQTDGSSSVDILDNSSRADPKLGVPMLLVIQFYNHIFSTNISVDCHGVLLKLLELLPSLASHPAIIPLTIQTLLPMLQNDKKPVLFATAIRLLCKTWEFNDRVFGTLQGVLLANRFTQFASQRDICISMAVSICDICRRNPDRGVDLILSIAACIENQDPLMQSLGLQSLGHLCEADAIDFYSAWDVIAKHVLNYSANAMVAHSLCLLLNWGAMDAQAYPEASVDVLKILWNIGTSQDFRQASLWSKARASAFVALASYEVEHLERSIPDFKDRNLEYLVSETDPEVLTALEEFEVKLLSFEHITRRRLVKQKRVSANKIEKLLDVFPRLMFASGKESREKELPGAALFCLSFTKKDSRKPGAAEDLQDVQVKYEASLVDIATSLQLSRNILIAILSLQSWKPFMRRWMRDHILLLDAKLQIAVLDKTPKAAMEILKSMTAIAPRALPRSAENIALAVGALCSVLPASAHGVKAAASKFLLDWLFQHEHEHRQWSAAISLGVISSCLHLTDHKQKFENINALLEVASVSKSTLVKGACGVGLGFSCQALLARTDADADAHPSKETHKIEEADLLRKIIKTLAQLISQFTPSSADVLGTLSLSFRLGSDNLNSNFSGEFLGSMSENLEEDVWGIAGLVLGFGNCVGAMYRAGMYDAVLNVKSLLISWIPHPTEVTTMSKDHEILLSVGSCLAVPIVLAMCQRFELIDDAELEHLLSYYKELISELLSIKRFDTFHQSLLMASCLGAGSLVGVVLNEGLHCLKIEHIKELLLLFRKSYSDSNPPLIHLGAMLGVVNALGAGAGTLIEPHPLSSSHSSSDQKEASYISGPLITNAVLEPDLTSLVQEMFLVAQNSDAHQLQQHAAWAISFLRQYLWVKELQNDESTTENDSVGSKTVSQSFPEDNTVMKLSLWLMHLNYLGTGDVTHVNTVSSVLRCLSHASRLPPLDWGAIIRRCMRYESQVAGLLAQDITFERGNLREECLLFSLSHANQFDPLLSFLDELCDIPRLRMLEPRLQFFVLSHLADLVKIFSVSRIVKLFEDVAELLSWSTCSESCDPLEKISFRISCWRGLKLCLDESSHHTQDYKSSMEKCMEFLFTLLPSAHTEGPCQGKVFEEWSEAIRCLEKAQQGWLLDLLKVSEVNFTVPNSLLFETVKKIQATAKLVRSGSLPLTVIGKLKACLLACRSQVS; via the exons ATGGACTCTTACTCTCAACTGCTGGAGAAAACTCGAATCCCTCAACCATCCCTGCAGAAATTCGCAGTCATCTCGATCTTCGAGAAGCTTCGATCGGCTCCGCCGTATTTGAACCCTGATTCTGGCCCTGGAATTGACGCCATTACTCAGTGCCTTCATTCAACCTCCGCTTCTGTACTTGATCAATCGGTTCGAGAGCTATGCCGTCTCGTCAGAGACTCCAAATTGGACCTATCTCGCGGGTTACTGGAGCTCCAGTCTGCCCTCGAAGCATCCGATTCTCGTTTTGTCAGTCTTTTCGTCAAAGGAATAGGTTTTCTTGTTCGGTTGGGTTTCCAGAAGAATTCATTGCGCTCTCTATCTTCAGAGTCTCATCCATTTGTCAAG GTGATTTCTTGCCGGGTGGAGGTTCAAACAGAGCTAGTGCAACAAGTGCTTATCTTTATAATGCAGAGCAAGCATTTGGGAATGGTGGAAGTTTGTGAATTTTTGGTACctttcttgaattattcaatTATTAGGATGCCCTCATCTGTTTCAGTTTCTTCATTTATAAGAAGTTTGGTATCGTCATTAGCTGGACTTTGTTGTTCAATTCCTTTGGAGGCCATTCCTGTTATTAAGCTCCTCATTGGGCATTTGAAGTTCTTTCCATGCAATAATGCAGAC GATCTTACTAATATTTCACACTGCCTTGAATGCATTGTAGATGCATATGTGGTGGTCCTTCAACAATTGGTGGAAATGGGATCG CAGCTGCTTCATGACGTTCAGTTATGTGGTGTGGAGCTACTGGATGTTATGTTCTCCTTATGTACAAATCCAAAGCACACGAGTTCAATTGAGAACATTTTAGAAGTATCAAGGCGCATATTGATTGTGCAAAAAGATCTTGGTTTGAGCTATATACCTGAATTATCAACAATTACGCTGTCCTTATTTATGGTACTTGTGCAGTCTGAACTTGAACACGAACAATTCTTGGAGGTGAAACTTATTCTATTTCTGTTGAAGTGGAAAAATGAGAATG AGAATTATATCTTTAGAGATGCATATGATTTGAATGAAGAGCTCTTATTCATCTTCCCTGCTATCATCCTTCTTTCTTCTCCATCTAAATCAGTAAAACAAGCAGCAACCGATTTGCTTCACATTTTGGGAAAGCTTTCGAGTAAGCTACTTATTGCACAAAAGACTGGACAGCCAAAAGGAATGAAATTTCCGTCTATTAGTACACCTAAATACATAGTCTTCAGACTCTTGCAGCATATATGGCTTCAG GACCTATCCCCATTTCCTGGTTCTTTTTATCTGAATTATGAGCCTAGTCATGTCACTTCTATTAGAGACAAGCATTATGTATCAAAAACTTGGAGCTCCTTGGTTACCGACCACCTGCATTGTATTATTGCAAGAAGAAAGTCCTCATTCATCTCTCAGTCTCAGAAGATCTTTCTGACCG ATATGCCCATGATACTCAGTGCAATTGCCTGTGTCCTCATCATGCATCAAACAGATGGGAGCTCTTCTGTTGATATCTTGGATAATAGCAGCAGAGCGGATCCTAAACTTGGTGTCCCTATGTTGCTAGTCATTCAATTCTACAATCATATATTTTCCACGAACATAAGTGTTGACTGTCATGGAGTTCTG CTAAAGCTTCTGGAACTGCTGCCATCTCTTGCTTCCCATCCTGCAATCATACCTCTCACTATTCAGACACTGTTGCCTATGCTTCAGAATGATAAGAAACC TGTTCTATTTGCCACTGCTATTCGCTTACTTTGCAAAACCTGGGAATTCAATGACCGTGTCTTTGGGACCTTGCAG GGAGTACTACTTGCAAATAGATTTACTCAGTTTGCGTCTCAGCGAGATATTTGCATTAGTATGGCTGTTTCCATCTGTGATATCTGCAGAAGAAATCCTGATCGTGGAGTGGACCTTATTTTATCTATTGCG GCTTGCATTGAGAATCAAGATCCTTTAATGCAGTCTCTGGGTCTTCAAAGCCTTGGCCACCTATGTGAAGCAGATGCCATTG atttttattcTGCTTGGGATGTGATTGCCAAGCATGTGCTAAACTACTCAGCGAACGCCATGGTTGCTCACAG CCTCTGTCTTCTTTTGAACTGGGGTGCGATGGATGCTCAAGCATACCCTGAAGCATCAGTAGATGTGTTGAAGATACTATGGAATATTGGAACCTCCCAAGACTTTAGACAAGCTTCCTTATGGTCCAAAGCTCGGGCATCTGCCTTTGTGGCATTAGCCAGTTATGAG GTAGAGCATCTTGAAAGAAGTATTCCAGATTTCAAGGACAGAAACTTGGAGTATCTTGTGTCCGAGACTGACCCTGAAGTGCTTACTGCGCTGGAAGAATTTGAAGTGAAACTTTTATCTTTCGAGCACAT CACCCGTCGAAGATTAGTAAAGCAGAAAAGGGTGTCTGCAAACAAAATTGAGAAGCTGTTAGATGTCTTTCCGCGTCTCATGTTTGCTTCAG gaaaagaaagtagagAAAAAGAATTACCTGGTGCAGCTCTGTTTTGCCTTTCCTTCACAAAGAAAGATTCAAGGAAGCCAGGAGCAGCAGAG GACTTGCAAGATGTACAAGTTAAATATGAAGCCTCACTGGTTGATATAGCAACATCTCTTCAACTGTCAAGAAATATATTGATAGCAATTCTTTCTTTGCAATCATGGAAGCCCTTCATGCGGAGGTGGATGAGAGACCATATCTTGTTACTTGATGCTAAGCTGCAGATTGCTGTTTTAGACAAAACTCCTAAAGCTGCTATGGAAATTCTTAAG AGTATGACAGCAATTGCACCGAGAGCTCTCCCCCGTTCTGCTGAGAATATTGCATTAGCTGTTGGAGCCCTTTGTTCG GTGTTGCCCGCTTCCGCGCATGGTGTTAAAGCAGCCGCCTCAAAGTTTTTGCTGGATTGGTTGttccaacatgaacatgagcaTCGCCAGTGGTCAGCAGCAATCTCTCTTGGTGTgatatcaagttgcctacaccTCACTGATCACAAGCAGAAATTTGAGAATATCAATGCACTGCTTGAG GTTGCATCTGTGAGCAAAAGCACGCTTGTGAAAGGAGCTTGCGGAGTTGGGTTAGGTTTTTCATGTCAAGCTCTTCTAGCCAGAACTGATGCTGATGCTGATGCTCATCCGAGCAAAGAGACACACAAGATAGAGGAAGCAGACTTGCTGAGAAAGATCATTAAGACCTTAGCACAGTTGATCTCTCAATTCACACCTTCTTCGGCGGATGTTCTTGGAACACTTTCACTATCTTTTCGACTCGGATCAGAtaatttgaattcaaatttttcTGGTGAATTTCTTGGCTCGATGAGTGAGAATTTAGAGGAAGATGTGTGGGGCATTGCAGGGCTTGTATTGGGTTTTGGTAATTGTGTTGGTGCAATGTACAGAGCTGGGATGTATGATGCAGTTCTCAATGTGAAATCGTTACTTATTTCGTGGATTCCACACCCTACTGAAGTTACAACTATGAGCAAAGATCATGAAATTTTATTATCCGTGGGCTCGTGTCTTGCTGTACCTATTGTACTGGCCATGTGCCAGAGGTTTGAACTTATTGATGATGCAGAGCTGGAACATCTATTGAGTTACTACAAGGAACTAATCTCTGAGCTACTCTCTATTAAAAGATTTGACACCTTCCACCAGAGCTTATTGATGGCATCTTGTTTGGGGGCAGGAAGTCTTGTTGGTGTGGTTTTGAATGAAGGGTTGCACTGTTTGAAAATTGAACACATTAAAGAATTGCTTCTATTGTTCAGAAAAAGTTACTCTGACTCCAATCCTCCACTTATTCATCTTGGTGCCATGCTTGGAGTTGTAAATGCATTAGGAGCAGGTGCAGGGACACTGATTGAACCCCACCCTCTGAGCTCATCACATTCTTCTTCTGATCAGAAG GAAGCTTCTTATATATCCGGTCCTTTAATTACAAATGCTGTTCTCGAGCCTGATTTAACATCTCTAGTGCAAGAGATGTTCCTAGTTGCGCAAAATTCTGATGCTCATCAGTTGCAGCAGCATGCAGCATGGGCAATTTCATTTCTTAGACAGTATTTGTGGGTCAAAGAACTTCAAAATGATGAAAGTACCACAGAGAATGATTCTGTAGGTTCGAAGACCGTCTCACAAAGTTTTCCTGAGGACAACACGGTCATGAAATTGTCTCTGTGGCTAATGCATCTGAACTATCTTGGG ACAGGTGATGTTACACATGTAAACACAGTTTCTAGTGTTCTGCGGTGTCTTTCACATGCTTCTAGGCTACCACCATTGGATTGGGGAGCAATCATCAGACGGTGCATGAGATATGAGAGTCAAGTTGCTGGCTTGTTGGCGCAAGACATAACTTTTGAGAGAGGAAATCTCAGGGAGGAATGCTTACTTTTCTCATTATCACATGCTAACCAATTTGATCCTCTCCTTAGCTTCCTGGATGAGCTATGTGACATCCCTCGGTTGAGGATGCTGGAGCCTCGCTTGCAATTCTTTGTGCTTTCACATTTGGCCGACCTggttaagattttctcagtttcTCGGATCGTGAAATTATTTGAAGATGTTGCTGAGTTATTATCATGGTCTACTTGTTCTGAGAGTTGTGACCCCCTAGAGAAAATTTCATTTAGGATTTCATGCTGGAGGGGACTTAAATTGTGTTTGGATGAATCTTCTCATCACACTCAAGACTATAAATCTAGCATGGAAAAATGCATGGAGTTTCTCTTTACTTTGTTGCCTTCTGCTCACACTGAAGGGCCATGTCAGGGTAAAGTTTTTGAAGAATGGTCTGAAGCAATTAGATGCCTTGAGAAGGCTCAACAAGGATGGCTATTGGATCTTCTAAAG GTTTCAGAGGTAAACTTCACTGTCCCAAACTCTCTGTTGTTTGAAACTGTGAAAAAGATTCAAGCAACAGCAAAACTAGTTCGAAGTGGTTCCCTGCCATTGACCGTGATTGGTAAACTGAAAGCTTGTCTTTTGGCCTGCAGATCTCAAG TCTCTTAA